The region GAAGTCTCCTATGAGCCCGGACAATGGGGCGTCTGGGCCGGCGTTTTGCTGATGGGAGTGGCGCTTGCCCTGGTCTTCTACTTCGTCCACATCCGCTTCTGGGCAGTGCCGGTGGACGATGGACGCGGGCGTCTGGTGCTGTGGGTGGGCGCTTCCGCCAGCAAGAATCGCGACGAGGTGGAGGAGCGCTTCAACCGCCTGGTGGCGACCATCGAACAGAACCTGCAGGGGTCGGCGAACACCCCTGCCCGCGAAGGCGAAAGCCGCGCCCCGGTCGCCATGTCGCGTTAAGGATTTCGGAGGCTCGTCGAATGACTACTCGTGCTCAAGCCGATCACAGCCCGGTGGGCGGCAGCAATGTGCTGCTCTTCCTGGTCTCGCTCGGCACCGCTTTCATGCTCCTGATGTCTTTCCTGGGCACCATCAAGACCCGCACCTTCTTCACCGAGGACAACCTGCTGTTCGTGGCGCTCACCTTCTACGCGGCCGCCACCGTGCTCTACGTCGGCTTCGCGGTCACCGGCACCGAGCGCTTCGTCAAGGTCGCATGGCTGGCCACCTGGCTGGGCTTCCTGGCCAACACCGGCGCCGGCCTGCACCGCTGGTACGTCGCCGGGCACGCGCCTTTCTCCAGCATCTACGAGATGCTGCTCTCGTTCGTCTGGTCCCTGGGCGTGCTCACCCTGTTCGTGCAGAAGCGCTACGGCGTGAAGGTCATCGGCACCGTCACCATGCCGATCGCGGCCCTGGGCATCATCCTCATGCAATTGCTGCCCTCCGACATCCACCCCCTGGTGCCGGCGCTGCAGTCCACCTGGCTCCACATCCACGTCACGCTCGCCATGTTGTCCTACGCCGCCTGCGCCGTCAGCTTCGCCCTGGCCATGATGTTCCTCATCCAGGACAAGATGCGCACCGAGTCGTTCCTGGCCAACACCAGCCTGTTCGTCACTCTGATCTACGCTGCCATCATCAGCCGCTTCGCCGACGGCGGCCTGAAGGTCGCCGCCTTCGACGTGCAGAGCAACAGCGAGTTCATCATCCAGCGCGGCCAGGCGCTCATGGTCGTCATCCCCAACCTGGGATGGATGTTCCTGCTGGCGATGGTCGTCACCTTGGTGCCCACGGCGCTGTACTTCGTGGCCTGGTTCAGCGGCGACGAGAGCAAGTACCGCCTGGCCGACGCCGCCTTCTTCATCGGCATGCTCTTCCAGGTGCTGGCCACCGCCGCCTTCATCCTGCGGGTGCGCGACGGCGCCTATCCCTCGCCCATGGCCGACGGCCTGTTCGCCACTCGCCTCTCCACCAGCCCCTTCATCCTCTCCGGCCTGATCGCCGGACTGCTGGCCTCGCTGCTCTACCTGATGCTGAAGTGGAGAAGGGAAGGACTGCAGCAGATGCTGCCCTCGGCCGAGCGCCTCGACAGCCTGACCTACAAGACCATCGGCATCGCCTTCCCCCTGCTGACCCTGATGATCGCCGCCGGCGCCTACTGGGCCAACCAGACCTGGGGCTCGTATTGGAGCTGGGACCCGAAGGAGACCGCCGCGCTCATCACCTGGATCGTGTACGCCGGCTACCTGCACATGCGCATCGCCCGCGGCTGGCGCGGACGGCGTGCCGCCTACTTCGCCATCCTCGGTTTCGCCGTGGTGATGTTCACCTTCTTCGGCGTCACCTACCTCTTACCGGGGCTGCACGCCTACGCATAATCCTCACCCCTCATCAGGCGTGTCACCCCACGGGGCCGGAGATGATCCGGCCCCAGCTGTTGACCGCGGCTCGTTGCTTACGACTCGGGGATGCCGACTTTCCTGATCAGTTCCTGGAAGCGCGGCTGGGGGCGGACGGGTGCGAAGCGGGGATCTACCCGCAGCCA is a window of Terriglobales bacterium DNA encoding:
- the ccsA gene encoding cytochrome c biogenesis protein CcsA; amino-acid sequence: MTTRAQADHSPVGGSNVLLFLVSLGTAFMLLMSFLGTIKTRTFFTEDNLLFVALTFYAAATVLYVGFAVTGTERFVKVAWLATWLGFLANTGAGLHRWYVAGHAPFSSIYEMLLSFVWSLGVLTLFVQKRYGVKVIGTVTMPIAALGIILMQLLPSDIHPLVPALQSTWLHIHVTLAMLSYAACAVSFALAMMFLIQDKMRTESFLANTSLFVTLIYAAIISRFADGGLKVAAFDVQSNSEFIIQRGQALMVVIPNLGWMFLLAMVVTLVPTALYFVAWFSGDESKYRLADAAFFIGMLFQVLATAAFILRVRDGAYPSPMADGLFATRLSTSPFILSGLIAGLLASLLYLMLKWRREGLQQMLPSAERLDSLTYKTIGIAFPLLTLMIAAGAYWANQTWGSYWSWDPKETAALITWIVYAGYLHMRIARGWRGRRAAYFAILGFAVVMFTFFGVTYLLPGLHAYA